A window of the Gossypium hirsutum isolate 1008001.06 chromosome A05, Gossypium_hirsutum_v2.1, whole genome shotgun sequence genome harbors these coding sequences:
- the LOC121203645 gene encoding uncharacterized protein, whose amino-acid sequence MIKKPQKVNMFIKKWSELDWRLLFLVVVPLSFLFFVSSLTSTHLNSVVSLRSFIFSNLSDFISLHPHSANAVRSLDRSTIAVCLVGGARRFELTGPSIVEKVLNRYPNADLFLHCPMDKDAFKLSLLRTAPRLASVRIFEQKLVPETGEQVRVLTAANSPNGIQGLLQYFNLVEGCITMIESHQKQHGFTYDWIVRTRVDGYWSAPLHPRNFVAGRYTVPSGSVYGGLNDRLGIGDFFTSKIALSRLALIPEIDKAGYRQLNSESAFKAQLTTLNISYAENRLPFCVVTDRTYEFPPARLGVPVAAMSSLGPLSGAKCRPCSPVCKDGCVADVMSSLDKGWSWTDWGNGTLELCNAQGEWEKGWEKIFDRVAGQKLAQERKRVKSLKLEECIGDFREMKKKAFKWEAPTPEEICRLGLGVSQN is encoded by the exons ATGATAAAGAAGCCACAAAAGGTCaacatgtttattaaaaaatggtcTGAGCTTGATTGGCGTCTTCTCTTCTTAGTCGTCGTTCCCCTTTCGTTTCTGTTTTTTGTTTCTTCCTTAACTTCTACGCATCTCAATTCTGTCGTCTCGCTCCGCTCCTTTATCTTCAGCAACTTGTCGGATTTTATAAGTTTACATCCCCACTCGGCCAACGCTGTTCGGTCGTTGGACAGGTCGACGATTGCGGTTTGCTTGGTTGGTGGAGCCAGGAGGTTCGAGCTGACGGGACCTTCCATCGTGGAGAAGGTTCTTAACCGGTACCCCAATGCAGACCTTTTTTTGCATTGTCCCATGGACAAAGATGCCTTCAAACTATCGCTTCTAAGGACTGCCCCGAGGCTCGCCTCTGTTCGAATTTTCGAGCAGAAACTAGTGCCGGAGACGGGGGAGCAAGTCCGTGTCCTCACGGCGGCCAACTCCCCTAATGGCATCCAG GGTCTTCTGCAGTATTTCAATTTGGTGGAGGGATGCATCACGATGATCGAGTCACACCAAAAGCAACACGGCTTCACCTATGACTGGATCGTTCGGACCAGAGTAGACGGTTACTGGAGTGCGCCGTTACATCCCCGAAATTTTGTGGCTGGCCGATATACCGTCCCATCTGGGTCAGTTTACGGTGGCCTTAATGACCGCCTCGGCATCGGCGATTTCTTCACTTCCAAGATTGCTCTCTCCCGCCTTGCTCTCATCCCCGAAATCGACAAGGCAGGGTACAGGCAACTCAACTCGGAATCTGCGTTCAAAGCCCAACTCACCACCCTAAACATATCCTATGCGGAGAATAGATTACCGTTCTGCGTGGTGACGGATCGGACGTACGAGTTCCCGCCTGCCCGTTTGGGTGTGCCAGTGGCGGCGATGTCGAGCCTGGGTCCACTGAGTGGGGCCAAATGCAGGCCGTGCAGCCCTGTATGTAAAGACGGTTGTGTGGCGGACGTGATGTCGTCGCTTGACAAGGGATGGAGCTGGACCGACTGGGGTAACGGGACTCTTGAGCTATGCAACGCTCAAGGCGAGTGGGAGAAGGGATGGGAGAAGATTTTCGATAGGGTTGCGGGTCAAAAACTCGCTCAAGAGAGGAAGCGAGTTAAAAGTTTGAAGCTGGAGGAATGTATTGGTGATTttagagaaatgaagaaaaaggCCTTCAAGTGGGAGGCACCTACGCCGGAGGAAATCTGTCGACTGGGGTTGGGCGTCTCACAAAATTGA